A part of Aspergillus flavus chromosome 1, complete sequence genomic DNA contains:
- a CDS encoding K+/H+ antiporter — translation MADNATRVTPQGGILEGGNPSHYDKKNPIVIFIIQASIIIILCRALHWPLSKIRQPRVIAEVIGGVILGPSVMGRIPGFTEAIFPDASIPNLNLVANLGLILFLFLVGLETDLRFLFSNLRVAASVSAAGMILPFGLGCAISYGLYNTFSDEPGTVKINFGTFLLFIGIAMAITAFPVLCRILTELKLLGTNVGVIVLSAGVGNDVVGWILLALCVALVNAGTGLTALWVLLVCVGYVLFLFLLFRPLFLLFLKKTGSLQKGPSQSVVAVTLLIALASSFFTQVIGVHAIFGGFLIGLLCPHEGGFAIKLTEKIEDLVAALFLPLYFTLSGLQTNLGLLDTGLVWGYVIAVIAIALIAKIVGGALAARLCGLLWRESLSIGVLMSCKGLVELIVLNIGLQANILSTRTFTMFVVMALVTTFVTTPLTTVLYPKWYQIKVDRWRRGEIDWNGNPIQSDSRVDSVTLAKEQLQGTTVRRLLVYLRLDGLSSICTLAALLGPSRLAQPPLPKMHPDKRKSQTMSPEPAAEEAAQTEVEDAPALQVHGVRLMELTDRDSSVMKVSEIEEYTLWDPVVNTFRAFGQWHDMSIMAGVSVVPEHSYADTVVGMAREESSDLLLIPWSETGAMSEHQTGLGIDEASRFANGPYTDFVSNVMRQSSSSVGVLIERSIYSRRTRKGLLTKRSFSAMSIRSSVWNSAPPAAARSHHIVLPFFGGDDDRFALRFVMQLAQNDQVTATIIHIDVAPSPPQVSEVHQSSPSSTTKDKSSSQILTTAQGSESDATFFGAMKDSLSEELTTRIVFTRVSPQRDSTDAVGVAVTAVKEEMGKVPQKAGNIVVVGRRNNRVDLNESSTSSQEEVGAETSRVLGAVAQAMVRTENRIVGDVLVLQAGMGAVGARHPTTPHKASTAHLLKRIRRSQLRPLPQRRPPPKQNIRNKGEKPHNCEGDVGEALDAFHPAPAECLVDEAGVDGGADGAEDGDVGEAGHGDGALFGTVHVAEGTADEDGADAAEEAEQGAADEDGGDVLA, via the exons ATGGCCGATAATGCGACTCGCGTAACCCCTCAGGGTGGGATCTTGGAAGGTGGTAATCCGTCTCACTATGACAAAAAGAACCCCATCGTCATATTCATCATTCAG GCCAgcattatcatcatcttgTGTCGAGCGCTGCACTGGCCACTGTCCAAGATTCGCCAGCCTCGTGTCATTGCTGAAGTTATCGGCGGTGTCATTCTGGGCCCCTCGGTCATGGGTCGCATCCCAGGCTTTACAGAAGCCATTTTTCCGGATGCTTCGATTCCCAATCTGAACCTTGTGGCAAACCTAGGTCTTATCCTGTTTTTGTTCCTCGTCGGCCTAGAAACCGACCTCCGTTTTCTGTTCAGCAATTTGCGCGTGGCGGCCAGCGTGTCAGCGGCGGGAATGATCCTGCCGTTTGGCCTTGGATGTGCCATCTCGTATGGTCTGTACAACACCTTCAGCGATGAGCCCGGTACCGTCAAGATCAATTTTGGGACCTTTTTGCTCTTCATCGGTATTGCCATGGCTATCACA GCATTCCCGGTTCTATGTAGAATCCTAACTGAGTTGAAACTGCTCGGCACAAATGTTGGTGTAATCGTGCTGTCGGCGGGTGTGGGCAATGACGTGGTTGGTTGGATTCTTCTTGCCCTCTGTGTCGCTCTGGTGAATGCAGGGACTGGTCTAACGGCTCTTTGGGTTCTACTCGTCTGTGTGGGATATgttctgtttttgtttcttctcttccgaCCGTTGTTCTTACTTTTCCTCAAGAAAACCGGAAGCCTCCAGAAAGGCCCTAGCCAATCGGTAGTAGCGGTCACCCTTCTGATCGCTTTggcttcctccttcttcactCAGGTGATCGGAGTTCACGCCATCTTCGGTGGATTCCTAATCGGTCTCCTTTGTCCTCACGAGGGTGGATTCGCCATCAAGCTAACAGAGAAGATCGAAGACCTGGTTGCTGCCCTCTTTTTACCCCTCTATTTCACCCTGTCTGGTCTCCAAACCAACCTGGGACTGCTTGATACCGGTCTTGTATGGGGATACGTGATTGCCGTGATCGCGATCGCACTTATTGCCAAGATCGTTGGTGGCGCACTGGCGGCCAGACTTTGCGGCCTTCTCTGGCGAGAGAGCTTATCCATCGGCGTGTTGATGAGTTGCAAGGGTCTTGTCGAACTAATTGTCCTG AATATCGGTCTACAAGCCAATATCCTGAGCACTCGTACATTCACCATGTTCGTAGTCATGGCGCTAGTTACGACATTTGTCACAACCCCATTGACCACGGTCTTGTATCCCAAGTGGTACCAGATCAAGGTTGATCGCTGGCGCCGCGGTGAAATCGACTGGAACGGAAACCCCATACAATCTGATTCGCGCGTTGATAGCGTGACGCTGGCCAAGGAACAGCTTCAAGGTACTACCGTTCGACGGCTGCTAGTTTACCTGCGACTTGACGGTCTATCAAGTATCTGCACATTGGCCGCGCTCCTCGGCCCTAGCCGTCTTGCTCAGCCCCCTCTTCCAAAAATGCATCCCGATAAGAGAAAGTCCCAAACAATGTCTCCGGAACCAGCGGCCGAAGAGGCTGCCCAAACGGAGGTCGAGGACGCTCCAGCGCTTCAGGTGCATGGGGTCCGGTTGATGGAACTAACAGATCGTGATTCTAGCGTGATGAAAGTATCGGAAATTGAGGAATATACGCTGTGGGATCCCGTGGTCAACACCTTTCGCGCATTCGGCCAGTGGCATGATATGTCAATCATGGCAGGCGTGTCCGTGGTGCCAGAGCATTCCTATGCTGATACGGTTGTGGGAATGGCGCGTGAGGAGTCCAGTGACCTTCTCCTTATTCCGTGGAGTGAGACTGGTGCCATGAGCGAGCATCAAACGGGACTTGGTATTGATGAAGCGAGCCGTTTTGCCAATGGCCCATACACTGACTTTGTATCCAACGTGATGCGCCAATCTTCATCCAGTGTCGGCGTTCTTATTGAACGGAGCATCTATAGCCGTCGTACTCGTAAAGGACTTCTCACGAAACGATCGTTCAGCGCCATGAGTATTCGCAGCTCCGTGTGGAATAGCGCGCCACCAGCTGCTGCACGCTCTCACCATATtgttttgcctttctttggTGGAGACGATGATCGATTTGCGCTGCGCTTCGTGATGCAACTCGCCCAGAATGACCAGGTTACCGCCACCATCATCCACATCGATGTGGCGCCGTCTCCACCGCAAGTTTCAGAGGTCCACCAGAGTTCGCCCAGTAGCACCACAAAGGACAAGTCTTCAAGTCAGATCTTAACCACCGCCCAGGGATCAGAATCGGATGCTACCTTCTTCGGCGCCATGAAGGACTCACTTTCTGAAGAGCTGACTACCCGGATCGTCTTCACGCGGGTCAGCCCACAGAGAGACAGCACCGACGCCGTGGGGGTTGCGGTTACTGCCGTCAAGGAAGAAATGGGTAAGGTTCCGCAGAAAGCCGGGAACATCGTCGTGGTGGGACGTCGGAACAACCGAGTGGATCTGAACGAATCCTCTACATCCTCGCAGGAAGAGGTCGGCGCCGAAACCAGTAGGGTTCTGGGAGCGGTCGCACAAGCGATGGTTCGCACTGAGAACCGCATCGTTGGTGATGTTCTGGTTCTGCAAGCAGGCATGGGTGCCGTGGGTGCCCG TCACCCAACAACCCCCCACAAAGCGAGCACAGCTCACCTTTTAAAACGTATTCGTCGAAGCCAACTTCGACCTCTTCCTCAGCGCAGGCCCCCACCAAAACAAAATATACGGAATAAAGGTGAGAAGC cacaCAATTGCGAGGGGGATGTTGGCGAGGCCCTGGATGCCTTCCACCCAGCGCCAGCCGAGTGCTTGGTCGATGAAGCCGGCGTAGATGGGGGCGCCGACGGTGCCGAGGATGGCGATGTAGGAGAAGCTGGCCATGGGGATGGCGCGCTCTTCGGGACGGTACATGTCGCCGAAGGTACCGCCGACGAGGATGGTGCCGACGCAGCCGAAGAGGCCGAGCAGGGCGCGGCAGACGAGGATGGTGGCGATGTTCTTGCCTAG